From Nitrospira sp., a single genomic window includes:
- a CDS encoding ketoacyl-ACP synthase III, translating into MIRSRIIGTGSYLPSRIVSNEEIAPTLGVSPAQIYRLTGIQTRHWAGDHEASSDMAVEAGRRALDAADCPPSSIDAIILSTTSPDMAFPSTACLVQRGLGCRPVGAFDVSASCSGFLYGLSMAQAMILSGQAKTCLVVASEVKSRSLDPQDDSTALLFGDGAGAVILRGEEAGTSEWRGILGIRLYADGAHHGLIRLPGGGSRMPLSSDTLRNREHSLRMQGASLFRIAIRRIEQAVQEILKEFGVGPGDLKQVVLHQANGRILSQVAERLGIDQGRVASVIERYGNTSSASLPIALDDAVRGGNISPNDLVLLGTFGGGVTWATSLLRW; encoded by the coding sequence ATGATTCGTTCAAGAATCATCGGAACAGGTAGCTATCTCCCTTCCCGGATCGTCTCGAATGAAGAGATTGCTCCTACGTTAGGGGTATCCCCGGCCCAGATCTACCGGCTGACCGGTATTCAGACGCGTCATTGGGCCGGCGATCACGAGGCGTCTTCTGATATGGCCGTCGAGGCGGGACGTCGGGCACTTGATGCCGCCGATTGTCCGCCTTCTTCAATCGATGCCATTATTCTTTCCACCACCTCTCCGGACATGGCGTTCCCGTCGACGGCCTGCTTAGTCCAACGAGGATTAGGCTGCAGGCCAGTGGGGGCATTTGACGTGTCTGCCTCCTGCTCGGGGTTCTTGTACGGGCTCTCCATGGCCCAGGCCATGATTCTGAGCGGACAGGCCAAGACCTGTCTGGTGGTGGCCTCAGAGGTCAAGTCTCGGTCGCTCGATCCTCAGGATGACTCGACGGCGCTGTTGTTTGGTGACGGGGCCGGTGCTGTCATCCTGCGGGGTGAAGAGGCTGGCACTTCTGAGTGGCGAGGGATTCTGGGGATCAGGCTCTATGCCGATGGAGCCCACCATGGACTCATTCGACTCCCCGGCGGAGGATCACGGATGCCCTTGTCCTCCGATACGTTGCGTAATCGTGAGCACTCGCTTCGGATGCAAGGAGCGTCGCTCTTTCGGATAGCCATTCGCCGGATTGAACAGGCGGTGCAGGAGATCTTGAAAGAGTTCGGCGTCGGTCCAGGAGATCTTAAGCAGGTTGTTCTCCATCAAGCAAACGGTCGAATCTTGTCGCAAGTTGCCGAGCGCTTGGGTATTGATCAGGGGCGCGTAGCCTCGGTGATTGAACGCTATGGCAATACGTCCTCAGCCTCTCTTCCGATTGCACTCGATGATGCGGTTCGTGGCGGGAACATCTCACCGAATGATCTGGTGTTGCTGGGTACTTTTGGCGGCGGAGTCACCTGGGCCACGAGTCTCCTCCGCTGGTAA
- the bamD gene encoding outer membrane protein assembly factor BamD: protein MPLHSTRIIAHRPSRSSGLSLAVYLGIGSLFITSCAGDIGTSDVRSGIKKVFSSTDEQIFLGDTVENHYHPNIIMKRGEAYFEKEEYAESLVEYKHFLELHRNHVLAPYAAFRIGEIHVKMAKTIDRDPEPMHKAITAFEQMRKEFPGSRYDSQALQKLEECHDWIAQMHLFVGQFYYRRGSYLAATHRFQQILKAYPDRPIAAEALYSLAKAYHEMGADDWARENLVVLVDKYPNSTASGAGKSLLEKIGGAQPNTLLAQKSESVPLSDAGPGMVRSNRPAVSPSPAPTIMGTLGIPASLDSFSASASTATTLGQGFTACRLGAWC from the coding sequence ATGCCTCTTCATTCAACCCGAATCATTGCCCATCGACCGTCACGATCATCCGGACTCAGTCTGGCTGTATATCTTGGTATTGGCTCACTGTTCATCACGTCGTGTGCCGGCGATATCGGCACAAGTGACGTTCGAAGCGGGATCAAGAAGGTCTTCAGCAGCACAGACGAGCAAATATTTCTCGGAGATACTGTTGAGAACCACTACCACCCCAACATCATCATGAAGCGGGGAGAGGCCTATTTCGAGAAAGAGGAGTATGCGGAGTCCTTAGTCGAGTACAAACACTTTCTGGAACTCCATCGCAATCACGTCCTGGCTCCGTACGCAGCATTTAGGATCGGGGAAATTCATGTCAAGATGGCGAAGACCATCGATCGTGATCCTGAACCGATGCACAAGGCCATCACTGCATTCGAACAGATGAGAAAAGAGTTCCCCGGTAGCCGCTATGACAGCCAGGCGCTGCAGAAACTCGAGGAATGCCATGATTGGATCGCGCAGATGCATCTCTTCGTGGGACAATTCTATTACCGGCGGGGCTCCTACCTTGCTGCGACGCATCGGTTTCAGCAAATCCTCAAGGCCTATCCTGATAGGCCCATCGCCGCAGAAGCCCTGTACTCCCTTGCGAAGGCGTACCATGAAATGGGTGCCGACGATTGGGCCAGGGAGAATCTCGTCGTCTTAGTCGACAAGTATCCGAACAGTACCGCCTCAGGAGCCGGAAAGAGCTTGCTCGAGAAAATCGGCGGGGCCCAACCGAATACGCTCCTCGCGCAAAAATCGGAATCAGTTCCCCTTTCCGACGCAGGCCCAGGGATGGTCCGAAGCAACCGACCGGCCGTTAGTCCATCGCCCGCTCCAACAATAATGGGAACACTCGGCATTCCTGCATCACTCGACTCTTTCAGCGCTTCCGCTTCTACTGCCACGACACTGGGGCAAGGCTTTACAGCCTGCCGTCTCGGTGCCTGGTGCTGA
- a CDS encoding cell wall metabolism sensor histidine kinase WalK has product MTWSIRWKVTLGTLVAVACGLLIAGVMTVQSLEQRHLSQFGDALEAKTKLVEYGFQPLFHPPSTHPTLSALQETARDLGNRASARVTLVAADGTVLADSTARDADVPAIENHKSRPEIQQALFTGHGEDIRPSHTTGERTMYRAVLLRQPQNAAPIAVRVGLPMVTADRETSELKQRLFLALGVAFLVALMLSVWLAHSITRPLSDIASAARQLSSGHQTIPIRTTAQDEVGILATTLNDMASQLHAKIDELSEDRAQLLAVLTSMVEGVMVLDYRGHVLQINPALERMFGISRVEARGRPCAELFRHQQLNDLVTTILRSPAPYEDEIVLPLTGRCLQIEASPAGGERESEACIVLVFHDITELRRLEKIRKDFVANVSHELRTPLTSIKGYVEALLDGAKDDPIASAKFLEIILKQSDRLNLIIEDLLELSKIESGRVSLKEEPLELRSVVDRTLSMIKPIADKKRHRLVTSVDPSLPPVAGDDGRLVQVLTNLLDNAIKYTPEGGTITVGAALAPSIGNAEPLARAIELTVTDTGIGIPEEDRPRVFERFYRVDKARSRELGGTGLGLAIVKHIVEGHGGQVWVEANHPQGSRFVVRLPVSGGKRVSAQWNEASKT; this is encoded by the coding sequence ATGACGTGGTCGATTCGATGGAAAGTGACACTTGGCACGCTTGTGGCGGTTGCCTGTGGGCTGCTGATCGCCGGCGTGATGACGGTGCAGTCCCTTGAACAGCGGCATCTCTCGCAATTCGGTGATGCGCTGGAGGCAAAAACCAAGCTTGTCGAATACGGCTTTCAACCGCTGTTTCACCCACCCTCCACCCATCCGACTCTGTCCGCCTTACAAGAGACAGCACGCGACCTGGGCAACCGAGCATCTGCTCGTGTGACGCTGGTCGCCGCAGACGGAACGGTGCTTGCCGATAGCACCGCACGAGATGCCGATGTGCCTGCTATTGAGAATCACAAATCTCGGCCAGAAATCCAACAGGCCCTTTTCACCGGACACGGAGAGGACATCCGTCCAAGTCATACCACCGGCGAGCGCACCATGTATCGCGCTGTGCTGCTACGTCAGCCTCAGAATGCGGCACCGATCGCCGTGCGCGTGGGACTACCCATGGTCACCGCCGACCGCGAGACTTCAGAATTGAAACAACGCTTGTTTCTCGCGCTTGGAGTCGCCTTCCTCGTTGCCTTGATGCTTAGTGTCTGGTTGGCTCACAGCATAACCAGACCTCTCTCGGACATCGCATCGGCTGCCCGACAACTCAGTTCTGGCCATCAGACGATCCCGATTCGAACAACCGCGCAGGATGAAGTCGGCATCCTGGCCACGACGCTGAATGACATGGCAAGCCAGCTACATGCCAAGATCGACGAACTCTCGGAAGACCGCGCCCAGCTGCTTGCCGTGCTCACATCGATGGTCGAAGGCGTCATGGTCCTGGACTATCGCGGCCACGTGTTGCAGATCAACCCGGCGTTGGAACGGATGTTCGGCATCTCGCGCGTGGAAGCTCGAGGGCGCCCCTGCGCCGAACTGTTCCGCCATCAACAGCTCAACGACCTCGTGACGACCATTCTACGATCACCCGCGCCGTACGAGGATGAAATCGTGCTCCCTCTGACAGGACGCTGCCTCCAGATCGAAGCCTCCCCGGCAGGGGGAGAACGGGAAAGCGAAGCCTGTATCGTGTTGGTCTTTCATGACATCACCGAACTACGGCGTCTGGAGAAGATACGCAAAGACTTTGTGGCGAATGTCTCCCATGAACTTCGAACTCCGCTCACCTCCATCAAAGGCTACGTGGAAGCCCTGCTGGACGGCGCCAAGGACGACCCCATTGCTTCCGCGAAATTCTTGGAAATCATTCTCAAGCAAAGCGATCGGCTGAACCTGATCATCGAAGATCTGCTCGAACTCTCAAAAATAGAATCGGGCCGTGTCTCGCTGAAGGAAGAGCCACTTGAGCTACGTTCCGTCGTCGACCGGACGTTGTCCATGATCAAACCGATTGCCGATAAAAAGCGTCACCGTCTCGTCACATCGGTCGATCCGTCACTACCTCCAGTGGCGGGTGATGACGGTCGGCTTGTGCAGGTCTTGACCAATCTCCTCGATAATGCCATCAAATATACGCCGGAGGGAGGCACTATCACGGTTGGCGCCGCGCTGGCTCCCTCGATTGGAAATGCGGAGCCACTAGCCAGAGCGATCGAACTCACCGTCACCGATACCGGAATCGGTATCCCCGAAGAGGACCGACCTCGTGTCTTCGAACGGTTTTACCGCGTCGACAAAGCTCGGTCACGCGAGTTGGGCGGGACGGGACTCGGACTGGCGATTGTGAAGCACATTGTCGAGGGACACGGGGGACAGGTGTGGGTCGAAGCGAATCATCCCCAAGGCAGTCGTTTCGTGGTTCGACTTCCAGTCAGCGGTGGCAAGCGAGTGTCTGCTCAGTGGAACGAAGCAAGCAAGACATAA
- a CDS encoding IS30 family transposase — protein MHTRSYRHLSADERETLSLGLAHGHSVRTLARVLGRAPSTVSREVARNVTRGRPYRACTAQTQAATRACQPRRPRKLVDPWLWQYVQTQLTQGCSPEQIAGRLRRAYPDDMRKQLSTETIYAGLYILPRGTLRSELLAALRQARKARRPRARGTDRRGQIPHMTPIAERPADVATRTVPGHWEGDLLKGARNGSAVGTLVERTTRLVLLAKMEGTDAESAYRGFTKKLRHVPVALRHTLTYDRGKEMAEHERLAQQLKIQVFFADPYSPWQRGTNENTNGLLRQYLPKGTDLSGYTQRELNAIAHRLNTRPRKCLNFATPLEVYAHLRHHSPVALGT, from the coding sequence ATGCACACAAGATCCTATCGCCACCTGAGTGCCGACGAACGTGAAACGTTGAGTCTGGGATTGGCCCACGGCCATTCGGTGCGGACACTGGCGAGGGTGTTGGGACGCGCACCCAGCACCGTGAGCCGCGAGGTGGCCCGCAACGTGACGAGGGGCCGACCCTACCGGGCTTGCACCGCTCAAACCCAGGCCGCCACCCGAGCCTGTCAGCCCCGGCGACCGCGGAAACTTGTGGACCCCTGGCTGTGGCAGTACGTCCAGACACAGCTGACTCAGGGCTGCTCGCCCGAACAGATTGCCGGGCGGCTTCGCCGCGCGTATCCTGACGACATGAGGAAACAGCTGTCGACCGAGACCATCTATGCGGGCTTGTATATCTTGCCCCGTGGCACCCTGCGGAGCGAACTGCTGGCGGCCCTGCGTCAGGCGCGCAAAGCGCGTCGCCCTCGGGCGCGCGGGACGGATCGACGGGGCCAGATCCCCCACATGACGCCGATTGCCGAGCGCCCCGCCGACGTGGCCACCCGCACCGTGCCGGGCCACTGGGAAGGCGACCTCCTCAAGGGGGCGCGCAACGGGTCGGCTGTCGGCACGTTGGTTGAGCGGACGACCCGCCTGGTCCTGTTGGCAAAAATGGAGGGCACGGATGCGGAGAGCGCCTATCGCGGCTTCACCAAGAAGCTCCGGCACGTGCCCGTCGCGCTGCGCCACACCCTGACCTATGATCGAGGCAAAGAGATGGCCGAGCATGAGCGCTTGGCGCAGCAACTCAAGATTCAGGTGTTCTTTGCTGATCCCTACAGCCCGTGGCAACGCGGCACGAATGAAAACACGAATGGACTACTGCGTCAGTATTTGCCCAAAGGCACGGACCTCTCGGGCTACACCCAGCGTGAGCTGAACGCCATTGCCCATCGCCTGAATACGCGCCCAAGAAAATGTCTGAACTTCGCCACGCCGCTGGAAGTCTATGCGCACCTGCGCCATCATTCACCCGTTGCACTTGGAACTTGA
- the ispH gene encoding 4-hydroxy-3-methylbut-2-enyl diphosphate reductase, with translation MMIYLANPRGFCAGVDRAIDIVDLSLKKYGAPIYVRHEIVHSRHVVNSLRQKGAVFVEELNEVPEGSVVIFSAHGVAKSVWEEANQRRLHAIDATCPLVIKVHNEVNRDYTQGYELILIGHAGHPEVIGTLGQVPDKFHLVSSVEDVEKLQVDNTVNLSYVTQTTLSVDECRDIVGALHKRFSNIKGPHQEDICYATQNRQNAVKELSRLVDVILVIGSPNSSNSNRLRELGEQCGIPSYLIDSAADIDPAWLQGAKAVGIAAGASAPEILVTEVVAFLRASEPSEVEELTVIEEDVEFLLPKELVQIESSKKPVASIAG, from the coding sequence ATGATGATCTATCTTGCCAATCCCCGCGGGTTTTGCGCCGGTGTCGATCGGGCGATCGATATCGTGGATCTGTCGCTGAAGAAGTACGGCGCTCCAATTTATGTTCGTCACGAGATCGTCCATAGCCGCCATGTGGTGAACTCACTCCGGCAAAAGGGCGCGGTCTTTGTGGAAGAGTTGAACGAAGTGCCTGAGGGATCGGTCGTTATTTTCAGTGCGCATGGTGTGGCGAAGTCGGTGTGGGAAGAAGCGAATCAGCGTCGTCTGCACGCGATTGATGCAACCTGTCCGCTCGTGATCAAGGTTCATAACGAAGTCAACCGCGATTATACCCAGGGGTATGAATTAATTCTGATTGGTCACGCCGGTCACCCGGAAGTGATCGGGACGCTAGGCCAGGTTCCCGACAAGTTTCATTTAGTGTCTTCGGTGGAAGATGTGGAAAAGCTGCAGGTGGATAACACCGTCAATCTGTCGTATGTCACACAGACGACGCTGAGTGTGGATGAATGTCGGGACATTGTCGGCGCACTGCACAAGCGGTTTTCAAACATCAAGGGGCCACATCAGGAAGACATCTGTTACGCAACGCAAAACCGGCAGAATGCCGTCAAGGAATTGTCTCGTCTGGTGGATGTCATTCTGGTCATCGGGTCACCGAACAGCTCCAATTCCAATCGTCTGCGTGAACTGGGGGAACAATGCGGCATTCCGTCGTACCTGATTGATTCAGCCGCCGACATTGATCCTGCGTGGCTGCAAGGGGCCAAGGCAGTCGGGATTGCAGCCGGTGCGTCAGCTCCGGAAATCCTGGTCACAGAAGTCGTTGCATTCCTGAGAGCGTCGGAACCGTCGGAGGTTGAAGAACTCACGGTGATCGAGGAAGACGTCGAGTTTCTCTTGCCGAAGGAACTGGTTCAGATAGAATCCTCGAAAAAGCCGGTAGCCAGCATCGCCGGATAG
- the smc gene encoding chromosome segregation protein SMC — translation MVQGPETFCFPSTRLNLRVIEGEPMHLKSMNMMGFKSFAEAKIEFPEGVTAVVGPNGSGKSNVVDAILWVLGEQSTKTLRSEKMEDVIFNGTELRKPLGMAEVSLVIGGLDPAMMKLDGGSGLPNELTEAQEMMITRRLYRNGESEYLINKIHCRLKDIRSLLLDTRAGSKGHTVIAQGQIDQILNASPQDRRELIEETAGIVRYKKQKAEALRKLEATQQNLLRVRDIVAEVKKQLNSLERQARQARTFQTLQGEARGIEVILLTREFRVLRQALQEADTDVLNLDQQDSEKAVDLARLTTELEQVRLDAIATADSIGKIREELAGVEQRQAHALTAAEVERNRGLLFGQQQVQESAELEELVRSQEQLAAGLHVIESSLTSAEEEMAIRDRILGELDEELTRLLNQRAAAVAEEERGRKDVLQLVVLVANTEQGISQLAKRMEDLAGRGTRLSSERDELRNQRESAIERYEILRKEYGEADRLVSQLRTEQRTVQEEAAQATGALQSLDPVILRRSEELAGVDSRLEALQGVVREEMGYGRQGIQQGPALKSCDGVRDAVAEWLVVPSGMERAVEAVLGERVRGWFVDEPSVGQRLIRFLQQESLGRGSFIPQCPRWEGGRTHAWWTSIATQPGVVGLAVDLIQTDATRTAARDSLFDRIVIVRSLDQAMHLWEQHVWSAPNGPILVTLDGEVVDASGIVTGGQVQGTPGLLERRREVIDLETKRHVLLEELNQSKQQREMVSAQIQMLTQQGRQLGDALRDAEMQNLSLRKDEEKLQHVLNDLDHRLTGMEKEIQDGVSEGQRLEQESHSVQTQLGQWLAEKNGQEMMLGKVRERLGLLDQNMRTHQEHVTEAKLTAEGLRAKRQHEQLNRTRVTQQIQETEDRHRALGEHLNSLKGLIEQSQTEQTRQEGLCQEFSVTAGRVKGELVAAQERQAQQMAASQTRESGLEELRRGISVLRDARMSVEVRRAEIRTQLGTVEGTLSGTYQLDPLTLIVDPTQSSDSMNEAEAMAVEEPAPRSDAELKEQLQKLRDRMDRMGPINLAAISEHQELEERHTFLSAQEQDLSNSIASLKEIIQRIHQTTKEMFSATYQELQQKFTEVFGQFFPGGRAELQLVDEPPAENGEPSGNQEPGIEIVAQPPGKRLKSITMLSGGEKTLTAMALLFASFLIRPTPFCLLDEIDAPLDEENIGRFTGVLKELAQTAQFLVITHNKRTMSIADSLFGVTMEEPGVSKLVSVRLGDLQPV, via the coding sequence ATGGTACAAGGACCGGAAACTTTTTGTTTCCCAAGCACGCGTCTTAATCTGCGCGTAATCGAGGGTGAGCCGATGCATCTGAAATCTATGAACATGATGGGCTTCAAGTCGTTCGCGGAAGCCAAGATTGAATTCCCTGAGGGGGTTACGGCGGTCGTCGGGCCGAATGGAAGTGGAAAGAGCAACGTCGTAGACGCCATCCTATGGGTGTTGGGCGAGCAAAGCACCAAAACGCTCAGAAGTGAAAAGATGGAAGACGTCATTTTTAACGGTACCGAACTGCGAAAGCCTTTGGGGATGGCGGAAGTGTCGTTGGTAATCGGTGGACTTGATCCGGCAATGATGAAGCTGGACGGTGGTTCGGGACTTCCGAACGAGCTGACTGAGGCGCAAGAGATGATGATTACCCGCCGTTTGTACCGCAACGGCGAGAGCGAGTATCTCATCAACAAGATTCACTGCAGGTTGAAGGATATCCGTAGTTTGCTGCTTGATACGCGGGCGGGGAGCAAAGGACACACGGTCATTGCCCAAGGTCAGATCGATCAGATTTTGAATGCGTCGCCGCAAGACAGGCGCGAGCTCATCGAGGAGACCGCCGGCATTGTCCGGTATAAGAAACAGAAAGCCGAGGCGCTACGGAAGTTGGAAGCGACGCAGCAGAATCTTCTACGTGTCCGAGATATTGTGGCAGAGGTCAAAAAGCAACTCAATTCCTTGGAACGCCAAGCTCGCCAGGCGCGGACCTTTCAGACACTGCAGGGTGAGGCGCGCGGAATCGAAGTGATATTGTTGACGAGGGAATTCAGGGTCTTACGACAGGCATTGCAGGAGGCGGACACTGATGTCCTGAACCTGGATCAACAAGATTCTGAGAAAGCGGTCGACCTGGCTCGGCTGACAACAGAACTCGAACAAGTGCGTCTTGATGCGATTGCGACTGCTGATTCTATCGGGAAGATTCGAGAGGAACTGGCGGGTGTCGAACAACGGCAGGCCCACGCGCTGACGGCGGCGGAGGTCGAACGAAACCGCGGGTTGTTATTCGGCCAACAACAGGTACAGGAATCAGCTGAGCTGGAGGAGCTAGTTCGATCACAAGAGCAGCTGGCCGCCGGGCTTCACGTCATCGAGTCGTCATTGACGTCGGCCGAAGAGGAGATGGCAATTCGGGATCGGATTCTCGGGGAACTCGATGAAGAGCTGACGCGCTTGCTCAATCAACGGGCTGCGGCTGTTGCGGAGGAGGAGCGAGGGCGAAAAGATGTGCTGCAATTGGTTGTGCTTGTTGCGAATACTGAACAAGGTATCTCGCAATTGGCCAAGCGAATGGAAGATCTCGCGGGCCGCGGCACTCGCTTGTCGTCGGAGCGAGACGAGCTGCGCAACCAACGTGAATCGGCGATCGAACGTTACGAGATCTTGCGCAAGGAATATGGAGAGGCCGATCGCCTTGTCTCGCAACTACGAACAGAACAACGCACCGTGCAAGAGGAGGCGGCTCAAGCGACGGGCGCCCTCCAGTCGTTGGATCCGGTGATTTTACGACGCTCGGAAGAGCTGGCTGGAGTGGACTCGCGGCTTGAAGCATTGCAGGGTGTGGTTCGTGAAGAGATGGGTTACGGTCGACAGGGGATCCAGCAAGGCCCCGCCCTGAAGTCTTGTGATGGGGTACGGGATGCGGTGGCCGAATGGTTGGTAGTTCCGTCGGGGATGGAACGGGCGGTTGAGGCGGTGTTGGGGGAGCGCGTCAGAGGATGGTTTGTCGATGAACCGTCTGTCGGGCAGAGGTTGATTCGATTTCTTCAACAGGAATCGCTTGGGCGAGGCAGCTTTATTCCGCAGTGCCCCCGATGGGAAGGCGGACGGACTCATGCTTGGTGGACGTCGATTGCAACGCAGCCAGGCGTGGTCGGGCTCGCCGTGGATCTGATCCAAACCGATGCCACCCGAACGGCGGCTCGTGATTCGTTGTTCGATCGTATCGTCATTGTTCGATCATTGGACCAGGCGATGCACTTGTGGGAGCAACATGTGTGGAGTGCTCCAAACGGTCCAATCTTAGTAACTCTGGATGGGGAAGTGGTGGATGCGTCGGGTATCGTGACGGGCGGTCAGGTTCAAGGAACGCCGGGTTTGCTGGAACGCCGGCGAGAGGTGATCGACCTTGAAACCAAACGCCATGTGCTTCTGGAGGAGCTTAATCAGAGCAAGCAACAGCGAGAGATGGTGTCTGCCCAGATCCAGATGCTCACCCAGCAGGGCCGCCAACTTGGAGATGCGCTTCGTGATGCCGAGATGCAGAATCTGTCGCTGCGCAAGGATGAAGAGAAGCTTCAGCATGTGCTGAATGACCTTGACCATCGACTTACTGGAATGGAGAAGGAAATTCAGGACGGTGTCAGCGAAGGTCAGCGGTTGGAACAAGAATCGCACTCGGTCCAGACTCAATTGGGTCAATGGTTGGCTGAGAAGAATGGACAGGAAATGATGTTGGGGAAGGTGCGCGAGCGACTGGGGCTGCTCGATCAAAATATGAGAACGCACCAGGAGCATGTGACTGAGGCGAAGCTCACTGCGGAGGGCTTGCGAGCCAAACGGCAACATGAGCAACTGAACCGCACTCGTGTGACACAACAGATCCAAGAGACGGAAGATCGGCATCGTGCATTGGGTGAGCACCTGAACAGTCTGAAGGGGCTCATTGAGCAGAGCCAGACAGAACAAACTCGTCAGGAGGGCCTCTGCCAAGAATTCAGTGTCACCGCTGGGCGGGTGAAGGGAGAATTGGTCGCAGCTCAAGAGCGACAGGCGCAACAAATGGCGGCGAGTCAAACGCGTGAGTCCGGTCTGGAAGAGTTGCGACGAGGGATTTCAGTCCTGCGAGATGCTCGAATGAGCGTTGAGGTTCGTCGAGCGGAAATCCGCACCCAATTGGGAACTGTCGAAGGAACATTGTCGGGGACCTATCAGCTTGACCCCCTCACATTGATCGTTGATCCTACGCAGTCGAGCGACTCTATGAACGAGGCTGAGGCCATGGCCGTAGAGGAGCCCGCGCCGCGCTCTGATGCCGAGTTGAAAGAGCAGTTGCAGAAGCTCCGTGACCGGATGGATCGAATGGGACCCATCAACTTAGCTGCGATCAGCGAACACCAAGAGCTGGAAGAGCGCCATACATTCTTGTCTGCCCAAGAGCAGGATCTGTCAAATTCGATCGCTTCACTGAAGGAAATCATTCAGCGGATTCACCAGACGACGAAAGAGATGTTCTCAGCTACGTACCAAGAGTTGCAGCAGAAGTTCACCGAGGTCTTCGGTCAGTTCTTCCCTGGAGGAAGGGCCGAGCTGCAGTTGGTCGATGAACCTCCTGCTGAAAATGGAGAACCTTCCGGTAATCAAGAGCCAGGTATTGAAATTGTGGCGCAACCGCCTGGGAAACGGCTGAAGAGCATCACCATGCTGTCAGGCGGAGAAAAGACGCTTACGGCGATGGCACTGTTGTTTGCGAGTTTTCTGATCAGGCCGACACCGTTCTGCCTGTTGGACGAAATCGACGCCCCACTAGACGAGGAAAATATCGGACGGTTTACAGGGGTCTTGAAGGAGTTGGCGCAGACTGCGCAGTTCCTCGTCATTACGCACAATAAGCGGACGATGAGCATCGCTGATTCTCTCTTCGGCGTCACCATGGAGGAGCCAGGGGTGTCCAAATTGGTGTCCGTCAGACTCGGCGATTTGCAACCAGTGTAG
- a CDS encoding response regulator transcription factor has protein sequence MGFSTHKKVLIVEDEQDILQLVKHYLEKEGFRPITAISGLDALKKVKEEKPDLVVLDLMLPEMDGLEVCKRLRSVPDTAMLPILMLTAKAEESDTIVGLELGADDYVTKPFSPKALVARVKALLRRIERAPANGSDLHHYGALTMNLARHEVSLGKQEVPLTAKEFGLLEQLLRHRGRVLTREVLLNAVWGYDYYGTTRTVDVHIRRLKQKLPLLEDAIVSIKSLGYKLRDLD, from the coding sequence ATGGGATTTTCCACGCACAAGAAAGTGCTCATCGTCGAAGATGAACAGGACATCCTGCAGCTCGTGAAACACTATTTAGAGAAAGAGGGGTTTCGACCGATCACCGCGATCAGTGGGCTCGACGCACTGAAGAAGGTCAAAGAGGAGAAGCCTGATCTGGTCGTCCTCGATCTGATGTTGCCCGAGATGGATGGGCTCGAAGTCTGCAAACGCCTCCGCTCCGTTCCCGATACCGCCATGCTCCCGATCCTCATGCTCACGGCGAAAGCAGAAGAATCGGATACGATTGTCGGGCTGGAACTAGGGGCTGACGATTACGTCACCAAGCCGTTCAGCCCAAAAGCGCTAGTTGCACGTGTCAAAGCTCTGCTGCGTCGCATCGAGCGTGCCCCTGCTAATGGCTCAGATCTGCACCACTATGGTGCACTCACCATGAATCTGGCTCGGCATGAGGTCAGTCTCGGAAAACAAGAGGTGCCGTTGACGGCAAAGGAATTTGGCTTGCTTGAGCAGCTGCTTCGGCATCGTGGCCGTGTGTTGACCCGTGAAGTGCTGCTCAATGCCGTGTGGGGCTACGACTACTACGGGACAACCAGAACGGTCGATGTGCACATCCGCCGGCTCAAGCAAAAACTGCCGCTCCTGGAAGACGCCATCGTGTCCATTAAATCATTGGGCTACAAGCTGAGGGATCTCGACTGA